Genomic segment of Panicum virgatum strain AP13 chromosome 2K, P.virgatum_v5, whole genome shotgun sequence:
GTTCTCTTTGACTAACACATTCACATATTTTCAGGACATATTTGAGGCTTCCCTGGAGGCCTTTGATTGCGATTAGAGGGAACACAACCTATGATCTGAACGAAGATTACAAGGTAGCGTCAGAGAACCCAATCCTTGTAAAGTTATCTCCTTTATGAGTTATGACCGAAGGAAATCGAAAACACTGCCAATTTTTTTGGTTGCATTTGTTCAGGTGGTTCGGCACTCTGAGAGCTGGGACGTCTCTGCGCTCGAGGCCATCAGCCAGATATTCGTGTCTGCTCCGGAGCAGCGGAAAGGCAGCTGAGGCTGAAGCAGAAACTGCAATGCGCATGATCAGAAATGTGCAAAGCTGTCTGCTAGAGCTCCATTTTGAGAAACCAGCAATGTTGAAATCATCGTTTTCTAGCGTGTGAGGACAAGGCAGCAGATCAAGGGATTCTGTAAGAAACAAACTGGGCGAACAGTACAGTAGGTAAGATGAAATGTGTCACATCGATTGGCCTTTGAAGACTTGTACTTTTCcaagttgcaaaaaaaaaaacagctctattttctttcttccttttttttttaaaaaaaactgaagTAAATATGTTAGACAGATGCTTACGCCAAAGATTAAGGTAAAACATTCATAAACAAGCCTCCAAATCTTCCGGTAATAAAAGCATTACGATTTACGACCCGAGTTCCCATGATTTAGGTGCAAATTTGATCTAATCCTTGATCAAATctgttaaaaaaaacaaaactctTATATTCCCAAATAAACCACATCTGATGATCTGAATCAGATAGGCCCATTCTTATTCTGTCCATTTCTGAACTTACCGAAATGGGTCGGCCCATCCATCTTGTGCCGCCCATCCTCGTCACCCCCGGAAGCTTCTCCGGCCTTCTCGGACCACACAAAACTCCCCCCACCTACCCAAGCACCAGGACACCGTGTGGTGACGAAGACGGTGGGAAGCCAAAGCTCTCTGGAACTACTCCGGCGATCATCGGAAGCACACGCACGAGGCCGCGGGACCTTCCGGAACCTTCGCGAGGATGCTCACCAGGTTCTCGGCGTGGTTCGTGAACCCGCGCCGGAACCCGCTGGCGCGCCTCCACCGGAACGCCGTCGCCTCCCGCCTCCGCAAATACGGTCGGCACTGCACCCTCCTCCCCGCTCCCAACCACCCGCTAGGGGCTAGCCAGGATCTTCGGCGGCGTCCCTGATCGGTTCTTCCCTTGCTGTGTCGCCGGCGCAGGGCTCCGGTACGACGACCTGTACGACCCGTACCACGATCTGGACATCAAGGAGGCGCTGGCGCGCCTGCCGCGGGAGGTGGTGGACGCGCGCAACCAGCGCCTGAAGCGGGCCATGGACCTCTCCATGAAGCACCAGTACCTCCCCGACGACCTCCAGGTCAGGACTCTAGGTGACTGGGATTGGGTTGTAGAATGGATGTAGGCGCTTGTGAACTTGTGGAAACAGAGAGTAAAGGAGTTTAGTTATTGCTGATGTGATTTCCCATTTGCTATGGTTTTGACACGTAATGCTTGCTATTTTCGTTCATCCCTTAGTTTGTGGTGGTGATTGTGGACATTGTAAATTGCCACACTGATTGTGGGGGTAGTTTTCCTAGTTGGTTAATTTCAAACTGGAGCTTGCTTCATGAATTGGATAACGTCGCTGTAGATGCTTGTTTAATGGAAAAGGTGGAAGTTTTAGTGATTGGTGATGTAGGTTTTCCTGCTTTTGACGGATGTTGTGAACTTGTGATAGTTATATCCGTGTATGCTGAGCGCAATTGTCCCATGTCTTCTTTTCCTGTGTTATATATGGACTAGggcctaggggtggtaaagggctgTCAAATTTGGCCTAGATAATCTAAGGctgggccctaaaagggccgggctctaatcttatacagtTTTGAGCTAAAAAGTTTAAGGGCCTAGTTGAGCTGTGAAGTGACCACTAGGACCATTACCCATTACTAATTTATGGAGATTGTGTTGTTCTATGTCCGTCTTTTTATTTTTGAGGATTTATTGATGCAGCTGGAGATATATTATATAACTCGTTTAACTAGTCTAGCATATCTGAAATTCACCTAGCGCCACTCTGTAAGTGCTTCTAACAGGCTCTATTTTTGTTGACAAACATACATTTTTAAGGGCATTGTTTTTCTAGTAATCGCTGAAATTATTTATTATGTTTCTAGAATCCATTGAGACATCAATTGGTGCATCATGTATTGACACCTTGATTTCTTTTGACAGGCAATACAGACGCCATTCAGAAGCTACCTTTCTGACATGCTTGCTCTTGTGAGTGCATTGGTTTCTCCTTATCATTTTGTTTCTTCCCAGATATGATTAATCACTTGTCTTCTGCTTTCTTCTACCAATATGTCTTATCGGTATAGTATCTTCATTGTGTGGGGTCTCGCTAATTTCTTTTTCCCCCTATTCCTTAGCTTGCTGTATTGTGTATTACTGCATTCCTTTCTCATTATCAAATCATACCAAATTACTAATCCCCAGGTAAACTTGAATCTGTTGTGTTTGTGCCTCTGTTATCTAAAGTTGGTTCCATATGGTGAAAGAACTTGAGTCGATCCTGTTTGGGGCAATATCTGAAGTTGTTTTGTGCTCGTTTTGATTCCACTTGTTTCATCACCTTGGATGTAGAATGTGTCATCAACATTTAATTGATGTTGATATGTGAGGATATCCCTGAACTTTTGTGTTAGAGGCACTTTTCCCATTAAGATGTTAGATTCATTAAGTAGTTTTATTGTATTTTTTGCTAGAAATCATATCTAGTTGGAAGCATTTCATGGTAAAATCTTCTCTAGTCCTCTAGATGGCTGCTGTTTCATGCATCTGAATTCATTGCAGGTGAAAAAGGAGAATGCAGAGCGTGAAGCTCTGGGAGCACTTCCCCTGTACCAGAGAACCATCCCATAATGTGCTTTCTTCATTATGATCTAACAATGATCGCAATAAAATACAGCGATGGTGCTATAGTGTGTATTATGTTTAATCAAAGACACTGCCAGCCCAAAACCCACTGTGTCAGCGCAATGTAATAGTTGACGGAGCCTTTGTGTAGTTGCGAAGTCCTGAACGATTCAGTACGTTTTGTGAACTGGAATATTGTTTCTGAAGTCCGCTCGGTGCTACCGCTGCGGAGTATAGTTTTGTGTCGATCATTTGCGAGCGTGTGCTGATCAAAGCTACTATTTCGTGCTTGAACTGCAATGCCAGAGTGGGAGTACCAGAACAGCAGACATGCCTGTCCTTCACGTTTCTGCGTGCA
This window contains:
- the LOC120665644 gene encoding cytochrome b-c1 complex subunit 7-like, producing the protein MLTRFSAWFVNPRRNPLARLHRNAVASRLRKYGLRYDDLYDPYHDLDIKEALARLPREVVDARNQRLKRAMDLSMKHQYLPDDLQAIQTPFRSYLSDMLALVKKENAEREALGALPLYQRTIP